In one window of bacterium DNA:
- a CDS encoding OmpA family protein: protein MRAGLVLGVALVLAACATPPPPPPPPPARPPANIVLLLPDQSGKVGRLTVTNEGGSSTLKAAGTATRAADAQTAPTEPAPMPAGEVSAVFGDALKALPPPPLHFVLYFENATSELTAASRAELPAIVAAIRERASADTSVVGHADTAGDATKNLDLSLARARAVAALLTAAGVDPAVLEITSHGEGNLLVPTADNVPEPRNRRVEVTVR from the coding sequence GTGCGGGCCGGGTTGGTGCTCGGCGTGGCGCTCGTCCTCGCGGCCTGCGCGACGCCGCCGCCGCCCCCTCCCCCTCCGCCGGCGCGGCCACCCGCCAACATCGTCCTGCTGCTTCCCGACCAGAGCGGGAAGGTCGGGCGCCTGACGGTCACGAACGAGGGGGGCAGCAGCACGCTCAAGGCGGCCGGGACTGCCACGCGCGCCGCCGACGCACAGACCGCACCGACGGAGCCCGCGCCGATGCCGGCCGGGGAGGTCTCCGCGGTCTTCGGCGACGCGCTGAAGGCGCTGCCGCCGCCGCCGCTGCATTTCGTCCTCTACTTCGAGAACGCCACGTCCGAACTCACCGCGGCGTCGCGGGCCGAGCTGCCCGCGATCGTTGCCGCGATCCGCGAGCGCGCCTCCGCCGACACGAGCGTCGTCGGCCACGCGGACACCGCCGGGGACGCGACGAAGAACCTCGATCTGTCGCTCGCGCGCGCCCGCGCCGTCGCGGCCCTGCTCACCGCGGCGGGGGTGGACCCTGCCGTCCTGGAGATCACCTCCCACGGCGAGGGAAACCTCCTCGTGCCCACGGCGGACAACGTCCCCGAGCCGCGGAACCGCCGGGTCGAAGTCACCGTGCGCTAG
- a CDS encoding RNA-binding protein produces the protein MNIFIGNLSRQVSDADLREAFEAHGAVASANVIKDKFTGESRGFGFVEMADQAQAQAAIAALNGKDLKGRALNVAEAKPREGGGGGGRSGGGYGGGRSGGGYGGGNRGGGGGGNYGGGSGWSRGGSSR, from the coding sequence ATGAACATCTTCATCGGCAATCTCTCGCGCCAGGTCTCCGACGCCGACCTTCGTGAGGCCTTCGAGGCCCACGGGGCCGTGGCGTCGGCCAACGTAATCAAGGACAAGTTCACCGGCGAGTCCCGCGGTTTCGGCTTCGTCGAGATGGCCGACCAGGCCCAGGCTCAGGCCGCCATTGCGGCCCTCAACGGCAAGGACCTCAAGGGCCGCGCCCTCAACGTCGCGGAGGCCAAGCCGCGCGAGGGCGGCGGTGGCGGCGGCCGCTCGGGCGGCGGGTACGGCGGCGGACGTTCGGGCGGCGGCTACGGCGGCGGCAACCGCGGCGGTGGCGGCGGCGGCAACTATGGCGGCGGTTCCGGCTGGAGCCGCGGCGGTTCCAGCCGCTAG
- a CDS encoding DEAD/DEAH box helicase translates to MQFQQFNLDPRIQAGVHALGWVEPTPIQEQAIPRALEGRDVMGLARTGTGKTAAFMLPILQRLSTGPRGRVRALIVAPTRELAEQIHQTSLPLCHQLRLRSLTLYGGVNINPQTRALRAGVEIVVACPGRLLDHVGQGNVSLRDVEVLVLDEADRMFDMGFMPEVRRIVRHLPAQRQTLLFSATMPQEVRHLVAEVQRDPVTVQVGTLKPTHTVAHALYPVAQHLKTPLLLELLRSTDTGSVIVFTKTKHRAKRVGEQLAKLGHRAASLQGNLSQNRRQEALDGFRKGTYTVLVATDIAARGIDVSQISHVINYDVPDTVDAYTHRIGRTGRLERTGDAFTFVTGEDAAMVRDIERTLGEPIPRRTLEGFDYAAKPPATAEFRPDRRPGGRPGGRSGAPGGSHGARRSAASPAPSRRLTTGAVVCSHTRQGAEGKSRGTRGSASDRPQR, encoded by the coding sequence GTGCAGTTTCAGCAGTTCAATCTTGACCCCCGCATTCAGGCCGGCGTCCATGCGCTCGGCTGGGTGGAACCGACTCCGATCCAGGAGCAGGCCATCCCGCGCGCCCTCGAGGGCCGCGACGTCATGGGGCTGGCCCGGACCGGGACCGGCAAGACGGCAGCGTTCATGCTGCCGATCCTCCAGCGGCTCTCGACCGGGCCGCGGGGCCGCGTGCGCGCGCTGATCGTCGCGCCGACGCGCGAGCTTGCCGAACAGATCCACCAGACCTCGCTGCCGCTCTGCCACCAGCTGCGGCTGCGCAGCCTCACGCTCTATGGCGGCGTGAACATCAACCCCCAGACCCGGGCGCTGCGCGCGGGCGTCGAGATCGTCGTCGCCTGTCCGGGGCGGCTGCTCGATCACGTCGGCCAGGGGAACGTCAGCCTGCGCGACGTCGAGGTGCTCGTGCTCGACGAGGCCGACCGGATGTTCGACATGGGCTTCATGCCCGAGGTGCGGCGGATCGTGCGGCACCTGCCGGCGCAGCGCCAGACGCTGCTCTTCTCGGCGACGATGCCCCAGGAGGTGCGCCACCTGGTCGCGGAGGTCCAGCGCGACCCGGTCACGGTCCAGGTCGGCACGCTCAAGCCGACACACACGGTCGCCCACGCGCTCTACCCGGTGGCCCAGCACCTGAAGACGCCGCTGCTGCTCGAGCTGCTGCGCAGCACCGACACCGGCTCGGTCATCGTCTTCACAAAGACCAAGCACCGCGCCAAGCGCGTCGGCGAGCAGCTCGCAAAGCTCGGCCACCGCGCGGCCTCGCTCCAGGGGAACCTCTCGCAGAACCGCCGCCAGGAGGCGCTCGACGGCTTCCGCAAGGGGACGTACACGGTGCTCGTGGCGACCGACATCGCCGCCCGCGGCATCGACGTGTCGCAGATCTCGCACGTCATCAACTACGACGTCCCGGACACGGTGGACGCCTACACGCACCGCATCGGCCGCACCGGCAGGCTCGAGCGGACCGGGGACGCCTTCACGTTCGTCACCGGCGAGGACGCCGCGATGGTCCGCGACATCGAGCGCACGCTCGGAGAGCCGATCCCGCGCCGGACCCTGGAGGGCTTCGACTACGCGGCGAAGCCCCCGGCGACCGCGGAATTCCGTCCCGACCGCAGGCCGGGCGGACGCCCCGGCGGGAGATCGGGGGCCCCCGGCGGCAGCCACGGGGCGCGCCGGAGCGCCGCCTCCCCGGCCCCGTCCCGGCGATTGACGACGGGGGCGGTCGTGTGTTCTCATACCCGACAAGGCGCGGAGGGAAAAAGCCGCGGAACTCGGGGATCGGCTTCGGACCGTCCCCAACGCTAA